Part of the uncultured Desulfobacter sp. genome, GTCTTGCCTTTGGCGCTGATGAGCAGAGAGCCTAAATTATCCTTTTCAAAAGCACTTTTACGTTCGCCTAAATTCATGGCACCGTCTGCCAGACGGCAATGCTCATTTTTCATCATCTGACCGGCAAAGGTCGTGTCGGCGGTGCGGCAGTTAAGTCCGACGGTTGAACCAATAATGGTGGTGCGTGTGTGCTCCTGGACGACCTGCTGGTAAACCGGTGTTAACGCACCGGTCTCAACAATCTCCTTGGTGAACAGGTAGGCGGTGCCCAGTTGAACGCCGATCTTCAGCCCTTGTTTTGCCAAAGGCGCCGTCATGGCAGATATGAAATGGGAGCCCACAGCGCTGATGATCCCGCCGGCAAACAGAACGCTCACATCATCCAGCTGCTGGTCTGTGTGCATATCCAGCAGGGCTTCGATGCTCAGTTCCCACAGCACCGTGCTGGAGAGGCTGCCGATATGGCCGCCGGCTTCATTGCCTTCCAGGATAAAGCGCCGGGTTCCTTTTTCAAAGGCGTTTTTCAGAACACCCGGCATGGGGGTATGCAGATATGCCCGGGTGCCGCAGGCTTCCAGTTCATTGATCTGGGAGGGGATGCCGCCGGCAAAAAGGGCAAAGGGCGTTTTCTTTGTTTTGATCAAGGAGAGGTGATGATCCAGGGTGGGGTTAAACGCTTTGATACCGATCATGCCGGCGCCGAAAGCCGGCAGCTCATCGGATTTTTCGGGTAAAATACCGTCTGCGATTTCGATGGGAAGACTGCCCAAAGCAAAGAAAGGCAGTGCGCCGTTGTCATAAACGGCCTTGGCAAACTCCTTGTTGTCGGAGATATTGGCCATGGGGCCCTGGGTGATGGGAAACCGGGTGCCGTGTTCCTTGGCCAGGGTGGTATTTTCCGTTAAGGGGTCATATTGCTCCACAGCGTTGAGGGCATCTCCCACGGCACTGAACAGGGCGCAAATCATCTCTTTGAGTCCGCTGCCGTATTTGACAAAGTGCCGGGCAAAAAAGGCATCCTGGCCAAGATAGAACAGCGACTGCATGGGGGCGTCGTTATCCTCGCCCAGGGATGCCATATTTTGTTCAATCTCAGTTTGAATGAAATCCAGGCTCTGCCCGTCTGCTTTTTTAACACTGATTTTTTTGATCAGATCCTGGACAATTTTTGTGCCGGGTTTGGCAAACACCCTGTGCTGCGTGTTGCCGCCACCGTCTAAAATGACCGTGTCGGTCTCTTCCATTTTCCCGAGGGCCTCTTTGAACGACTTGGAAACAGGAGAGTCCTGGGCCAGATAAAGCTGGGCGTCCAGGACCAGACCTGCCGCCCCGGCTGCAAAAAATCCCGGTGCCGTGTGAAACCCGACGCCACCGTGGACAAAGTACGGCATGTCGCTTTTTTGTGCATAATACTGACTTAACATAAAGCTTGAGGTGGAAGATGCCCTGCCGCCGGCTTCCCGGCCTTTCAAGATGATTCCATGGGGATTGATCTCTTGTAGTGTGCATTCAAGCCCCGGATCATAAATTTCCATCATCAGGATCTCTGCATTGACTGCTTTGCGCTTGATGAGTGACTCCGGATTATGATACGCCACAATAACGCATTCGGGCAGATCTGCCGGGTGCTGATCAAAATAGGCCCATGTCTCTTCATCCTCCGCATAAATACGGATACCGTGGCGCAGATTTTGATCTTTAATCTGCCCAAGCAGATCGGACAGGTTTGATGCGCTTATAAATTCGGTATCCAGAACAGGCATGGCACCGGCCAGCCAGATATTTTTAAAAAAATCAATGTCATATGTTTTGGGTGGATGATATGCCAGAAGGGGCAAGCGGGTGGTCAATATTCTATTCAGCACAGGGATTCTCCTTGTTAATTTCAGTTTTCTCCGGCCAATTGCAAACAAGGATCGTGCCACACTTTTACAAAATCATGACAACGGCTTGAATATATGAAGAAAATAAATTTCACGAGCCTGAAAAATGAATTTAGACCATAAATCATTGTGCAAAATTTGTATCCATGTCATACAATAAATGAACAACAATCAAATATTCAAATGGAAACATGAAAGACGTAACCGATTTTTTGCCCGAAGAACTTGCCTTTTTTAAATGCGTTCACAACGCCGGTGCGGCCAATCCATTCGGCAGGGAGCGGGTGCTCCGGGAAGCTGAACTTGCCGGTGTTTCTCCCGACAGTCCCAGAGAAATCCGGCTGCCCAAGGCGTACCAGGCCGTGAGGCATCGGCTGGCCCAACTGGAAAAACGCGGCAAAATCAATCTGAGTGCCTGTAAGGGAGAGACCCGGTATTTTTTACGGTCGGTCCTGCTGTTTCACTTTTTTCATCAGTTTAGAAAACAGATCGACACCCTGATCACCCGCCAGCTTGAGAATGCCGAAGAGTCCCTGGAAGCCCATTTTGCCCCAAAAGCTCTGAAGCGTTTACGCGACTGGGGCTTCGGTATTGAAGAGAGCCGGCGTTTCATTGGCCTGGCCTATCAGTTTCGACGGGCTTATTATTTTATTTTCCGACACCTGGTAGGTCGCAGCCGCTGCATGCAAGAACTTCGGCGGGATCTGTGGCAGAACGTATTCACCCACGACATCGTTATGTATGACCAGTATCTATGGAACCGCATGGAAAATTTTTCCACCCTGCTGTTCGGTGAAACCGGTACTGGCAAAGGGACTGCAGCCCTTGCCATGGGGCGGTCGGGCTTTATCCCCTTTGATGAAACCGAAAACAGATTCACCCATAATTTTATAAATACCTTTACCACACTCAATATCAGTGAATTTCCTGAAACCATCATCGAATCCGAATTATTCGGCCATGTGCGCGGCGCATTTACAGGGGCGGTCAAAGACCATAAAGGGGTATTCAGCCGATGCAGTCCCAACGGCTCCATTCTTTTAGATGAAATCGGCGAGTTATCCACCCATGTTCAGATCAAACTGCTCAATGTGCTTCAGGAGCGCGTCTATTCACCTGTGGGAAGTGATGAAAAACACAGGTTTCACGGCAGGATCATTGCGGCCACCAACCGCAGCATCCGGGAGATCCGGGAAAAGAAAATATTCAGGGATGATTTTTACTATCGCCTGTGTTCCGACATCATCACAGTGCCGCCCCTGCACAAAAGGATTGCCCAGGATCCTGAAGAGCTTTCGGATCTCCTGGTACACACGGTGACCCGTATTGTCGGCCAGCCCTCCCCGGAAATTGTCTCCCGGGTCCTGGGTTATATTGAATCCAGCCTGACCCTTTCATACCCATGGCCGGGTAATGTGCGCGAACTGGAACAATGTGTCAGGCGTGTGGTGCTGCGCAACGCCTATGAGATGAATGATGCCCAAAGGTCCGCAGCCAAAACAGATTCATTAACCCGGCAGATTCAAGACGGCCGGCTCAGCGCCCAGGACCTGCTCGCCCACTATTGCGGCAGCCTGTATGAAAAGCACGGCACCTATGAGGCTGTTTCGCGTATTGCCGGACTGGACCGGCGGACAGTTAAGAAGTATATTGATTCACAGAATCAGACATAATTAAAACAATTAAAGATATATAAGGAAAAATCATGTCAAGTTCATTTGGAAAATTGTTTCGTGTATCAACATTTGGTGAATCCCATTGCTCCGGGGTCGGGGTGGTTGTGGACGGGTGTCTGCCCGGCATGGCGTTGACGGAACCCGACATTCAGTGCCAGCTCGACCGCAGGCGTCCGGGGCAAAGCGCCGTGTCAACGGACAGGCAGGAGTCGGACCAGGTGACCATCCAGTCCGGTACAGAACTGGGTCTTACCCTTGGCACGCCCATCAGCCTGTTTGTACCCAATAAAGACCATCGCCCCGGCGATTATAAATCCATGGCAGATATTCCAAGACCCTCCCATGCGGATTTCACCTATCAATCCAAATACGGTATCCGGGCCTCTTCGGGCGGCGGCCGCTCTTCTGCCCGGGAGACCATTGGCAGGGTCTGTGCCGGTGCCATTGCCGAAAAAATGCTCAAGGCCGCGCAGGGTATTAATATTGTGGCCTGGGTCAGCCAGGTGGGGGAAATTAAAGCGCCCGAAACCGACGGGTTAAATCTTACCCGGGACATGGTGGATACGAGCATGATCCGCTGTCCGGATGCGGATGCGGCAAAAGCCATGGAGGCCGTTGTACTGAAGGCCAAAGAAGAGAAGGACTCCATTGGCGGCGTGGTCTCATGTGTCTGCACCAATGTACCCGCAGGCCTTGGAGAACCGATCTTTGACAAACTTGAGGCACTTTTGGCTCACGCCATGCTCTCCATCCCCGCCACCAAGGGATTTGAAATCGGTTCTGGATTTGCCGGGGCCCGGATGCGCGGTTCCGCGCACAATGATCCCTTTGTGAAAAAAGAGGGACGGCTTGGCACTACAACCAATTTCAGCGGCGGCATCCAGGGTGGGATATCCAACGGGGAGCCCATTATATTCAAAGTTGCGTTTAAACCCCCTGCCACCATCGGACTTGCCCAGGAAACCGTGGATATTAAGGGCCGGCAGGCCACACTTGAGGCCAAGGGGCGGCATGATCCATGTGTAGTGGCCAGGGCGGTCCCCATTGTGGAGAGCATGGCAGCCCTTGTACTGGCCGATGTCATGCTGCAGCAGCAGGCCAGGGCAGCCGGCATGGCCCTCGTGAACGGGAAATAAAAAAACCGGAACTTCTACATTTTGAGTTGAACATGGTACATTGATTGCTAAAATAATCTTCAGATGTATTGGAAGAATGTCTGCCCGGAAATAAACCTTTTGCCTGGGTTTAAGGCGGATGAACATTTTAACCATAGGCAGATAGGGAATATGAGGAGGAATTCATGTCAGATCCAAAGGATATGTATCAATGTCAGGTGACCAATTGCGGATTCATTTATGATCCGGACAGGGGTGATCGCAAAGGGAAAATTAAAAAAGGAACGAAGTTTGAGGATCTGCCCGAAGAGTGGCGCTGTCCGATCTGCGGCGCCAGTCCGAAAAGTTTTAAGTGCCTGGGCTAAAAAATATGGCCCGCCATATTCGGCAAAACAACGCAGGATACTGGGATTGAAAAAAGGTCAGCGGCCTGCCGGTTATATGCCGGCAGGCCGTTTTTAATTCATGGTCTTCCTATCAGGGATTCGTTCTAACGTCGGAGGCTGTAGGGGCAGGCCCCTGTGCCTGCCCTAACGAGGCCAACCATAGAGAGATTGCCCCTATAACAAAGGGCCGCCAATAAAATCAAGGCCTTCAATCATTATAACATCTTACATTTTTTTGAATTCATAGACAGCTTTAGATACAAAAGTGTATCTAAAAAAACTGTCTCTTTTTCTGTATCATTTAGAATTATCTCTCGCACCACCCACGCCCAAACAAAGCATATCTAATTGTTATTATTACCTATAATAAAAAATATCGCGACTTGGCACAAGGTTTGCTTTTTACTATTCACAGTTGAAGTTTAACCACAAAAACAGGAGGCTTCCATATGAGACTCAAAGACATAAAAAAAGACTACAATCTAATTAATTCCGTCGATTGGGAGATGACCCCTGAAGAAGCCATTGCCCTGCATCTTGAATGGGGGCCGCTACGTTCCCAGAGTTACTACAATTCCAGGGACAACAACAATGAAACCGTCTATTTTGTTATCAACACCTGGAAGAAAAACCCCATTTTGACCCTTGTGAGAAGAAAGGGGTTTGATTCCGAAGAGCTCGGCAGTTTTGATCTGCCCAAGGATGTTGTCTCGGAATTTATGCAGGGCATCGGCAAGTACAAAGGCGTATATGCAGTGGAAGGTAAAGTCAAAGATTGGCTCAAAAAGGAACTTGATGCCTAAACCGCCGTCAAGTTATAACCACCGGCGTTAAGTTCCTTTTATCCAAAACCGGGGGATGGGTTGTCCTGGCCATCTCCCGGTTTTTTTGTGTTTGAACGAAAAGCCGCCCACCTGCGGCGTTGCAGAAAAAGTTGTAATCCTCACAACCATAAAGTTGCTCCGGTTACAACTTTTTCTGCGCCTTGCATTGGGCACCTTTTCGTCCAAACACTGAGGCGTTAATTTTCTGCGTTTTTGATAAAATCTTTTACCATCATGTCGCCCAGTTCCCTGGACCGTTTGGTCGCCGATTCAACGGCATTGATCAATGTTGTACGAAGCCCGCCCTGCTCCAGGGTATGAATACCGGCAATGGCGGTCCCCCCAGGAGAAGCCACACGGTCTTTGAGCTGTCCGGGATGCTCCCCGCTTTCAAGAAGCAGCTGGGCTGCACCCAAGACGGTCTGGGTGGATAAAAACAGGGAGTCTTTTCTGGACAGCCCCATTTTTACGCCGGCATCCGCCATGGCATCCACAATGGTAAAAATATATGCAGGCCCTGAGCCGCTTAATCCGGTGAACGCATCCATAAGCACGTTTTCCTGGATAAATACGGTTTTCCCCACAGAATCAAAAACCGCCCGGGCCATCTCCACATCACCTTCCTGGACAAATTCCCCTGCACACACCGCCGTGGCGCTCTCTTTTACAAATGCGCAGATATTTGGCATGGACCGGATCAGGCGCAGCTCCTTTTGAAGCCCTGCGGCAATGGCGGCCAAGGGCACACCAGCAGCAATGGAGATCACAAGCTTGGATTTATCCAGGGCCGGTGCCGTCTCTTTGAGTACGGAACCCAGGATCTGTGGTTTGGTGGCATAGATGATAATTTCTGATTTTTCACACACTTCAATATTGTCGGATGTGGTTAACACCCCGTATTTTTCCTGAACTGCATTGCGCGTCTCGGGGAAAATATCCGAGCAGATGATATTTCCGGGTTTGGCGGCCTTGGACAGCACAAGTCCGCTGACCAGGGCCTCCCCCATGTTGCCGCAACCAATGAAACCAATTTTTTTATCCTGAAGCATTCCGCCTCCTTTTCTGGGCTGAAGTAATAATAAGGAGCCTATACTATGGCCCAGCCTGAATTTGTGTCAAGGCAAATATCATCTCATAAATAAGGTAATCTTAAACAACTTTTCTACAATTCGGTGCATATTTCAATCGATCCATACGGATCATAGCGAACTGGCCTTGATTTTGCTTAACGTGTTGACATGAAAATTGGCACACAAAAACTGAGAACAAAGCTGGATCAGCTTTACGCGGCATATAACCGTAGACAGTATGTCGATCCTGATCCCTTACTGTTTTTGTACGACTATCCGGATGTCCGGGACAGGGAGATTGCAGCCATCATTGCATCAAGCCTGGCATATGGCCGGGTGGCCATGATCATGCAGGCGGTATCGGCCGTGCTTGAAAACATAGGGCCTGACCTTCACGGGTTTGTCATGAATGCGGATCCAAAACGCATTGCCGGTATGTTTCAACACTTTAAATACAGGTTTGCCACAGGGGATCATTTAATCGCCCTAATCATGGGCCTCCGAGCGGTTA contains:
- a CDS encoding DVU0772 family protein, giving the protein MRLKDIKKDYNLINSVDWEMTPEEAIALHLEWGPLRSQSYYNSRDNNNETVYFVINTWKKNPILTLVRRKGFDSEELGSFDLPKDVVSEFMQGIGKYKGVYAVEGKVKDWLKKELDA
- the aroC gene encoding chorismate synthase produces the protein MSSSFGKLFRVSTFGESHCSGVGVVVDGCLPGMALTEPDIQCQLDRRRPGQSAVSTDRQESDQVTIQSGTELGLTLGTPISLFVPNKDHRPGDYKSMADIPRPSHADFTYQSKYGIRASSGGGRSSARETIGRVCAGAIAEKMLKAAQGINIVAWVSQVGEIKAPETDGLNLTRDMVDTSMIRCPDADAAKAMEAVVLKAKEEKDSIGGVVSCVCTNVPAGLGEPIFDKLEALLAHAMLSIPATKGFEIGSGFAGARMRGSAHNDPFVKKEGRLGTTTNFSGGIQGGISNGEPIIFKVAFKPPATIGLAQETVDIKGRQATLEAKGRHDPCVVARAVPIVESMAALVLADVMLQQQARAAGMALVNGK
- a CDS encoding sigma 54-interacting transcriptional regulator, which translates into the protein MKDVTDFLPEELAFFKCVHNAGAANPFGRERVLREAELAGVSPDSPREIRLPKAYQAVRHRLAQLEKRGKINLSACKGETRYFLRSVLLFHFFHQFRKQIDTLITRQLENAEESLEAHFAPKALKRLRDWGFGIEESRRFIGLAYQFRRAYYFIFRHLVGRSRCMQELRRDLWQNVFTHDIVMYDQYLWNRMENFSTLLFGETGTGKGTAALAMGRSGFIPFDETENRFTHNFINTFTTLNISEFPETIIESELFGHVRGAFTGAVKDHKGVFSRCSPNGSILLDEIGELSTHVQIKLLNVLQERVYSPVGSDEKHRFHGRIIAATNRSIREIREKKIFRDDFYYRLCSDIITVPPLHKRIAQDPEELSDLLVHTVTRIVGQPSPEIVSRVLGYIESSLTLSYPWPGNVRELEQCVRRVVLRNAYEMNDAQRSAAKTDSLTRQIQDGRLSAQDLLAHYCGSLYEKHGTYEAVSRIAGLDRRTVKKYIDSQNQT
- a CDS encoding rubredoxin, whose product is MSDPKDMYQCQVTNCGFIYDPDRGDRKGKIKKGTKFEDLPEEWRCPICGASPKSFKCLG
- the proC gene encoding pyrroline-5-carboxylate reductase, which gives rise to MLQDKKIGFIGCGNMGEALVSGLVLSKAAKPGNIICSDIFPETRNAVQEKYGVLTTSDNIEVCEKSEIIIYATKPQILGSVLKETAPALDKSKLVISIAAGVPLAAIAAGLQKELRLIRSMPNICAFVKESATAVCAGEFVQEGDVEMARAVFDSVGKTVFIQENVLMDAFTGLSGSGPAYIFTIVDAMADAGVKMGLSRKDSLFLSTQTVLGAAQLLLESGEHPGQLKDRVASPGGTAIAGIHTLEQGGLRTTLINAVESATKRSRELGDMMVKDFIKNAEN